In the Trueperaceae bacterium genome, one interval contains:
- a CDS encoding peptidase M23: MKVPFRVRPGWVLMAMLLIYSIFTTSSFQRASSEVRSLKARFVKEEVKSLGVDGPEGLWFPIPGARVPDNDLFLPGSVRSYRRGMNQGFDFHSGDSGVPIDFGTPVIAAASGELVRVDKNYVELEPNIWRDLIERVAKEGASDNQLNLLRGRQVWIKTTDGMILRYAHLHDIRDGIREGQPVYRGQVIGFAGNSGTDDGVQGTSDGVRLHFEVWIDEEFFGNGLAPDELRVAAAQLFVGP, from the coding sequence ATGAAGGTGCCATTTAGAGTGCGTCCTGGATGGGTTTTGATGGCCATGCTACTAATATATTCAATCTTCACAACCAGCTCTTTCCAGCGGGCAAGCTCCGAAGTGCGGTCTTTAAAGGCTAGGTTCGTTAAAGAGGAAGTGAAGTCTCTAGGGGTAGATGGGCCTGAAGGCCTTTGGTTTCCGATACCTGGAGCACGAGTTCCGGATAACGATTTGTTTCTTCCTGGATCAGTCCGGTCCTATCGTCGCGGAATGAATCAGGGATTCGATTTCCATTCCGGGGATAGTGGAGTACCCATCGATTTTGGAACCCCAGTTATTGCAGCGGCTTCTGGGGAGTTAGTTCGGGTAGACAAAAACTACGTTGAGCTGGAGCCGAATATTTGGCGTGACCTTATCGAAAGAGTGGCAAAAGAGGGGGCAAGTGATAATCAATTAAACCTTCTTCGGGGACGTCAGGTTTGGATAAAGACTACTGATGGAATGATTCTGCGTTACGCACACTTGCACGACATACGTGATGGAATTCGGGAAGGTCAGCCTGTGTATCGAGGCCAGGTTATTGGTTTCGCTGGTAATTCTGGAACGGATGATGGCGTGCAAGGTACTAGCGATGGTGTTCGTCTTCACTTTGAGGTTTGGATCGATGAAGAGTTCTTTGGTAACGGCCTTGCGCCCGATGAACTGAGGGTTGCGGCTGCTCAATTGTTTGTGGGGCCCTGA
- a CDS encoding RNA methyltransferase, translating into MKNSFRFRFKKNSEELSRLRTVVSVYRFLQYDISRPRALLGDHNLRRLVEAITEISSSGDFNSFRFSAAGKTSEVFQRLGRTLKGLTRLRFDPDGGDLLIRIRRKTSNNGWEVLLRLSSRPLSARSWRVCNLPGGLNATVAVAVNTMLGISPNDRYLNAMSGSGTILIERALAGPSGSLLGCDCDTRALDCTRQNLKAAGLEGIEVLKADATSMPVPEGSFDVVSVDLPWGDAIGSFKSLNDLYPAFLTEMHRIISPGGRIVLISHDLKRFDAFLRTQTGWREKHQFQVFHGGHHPKVYLLERD; encoded by the coding sequence ATGAAGAATTCTTTTCGTTTTAGATTCAAAAAAAACTCTGAAGAACTCTCTCGCCTAAGGACCGTCGTTTCTGTATACCGTTTCCTCCAATACGATATATCTCGTCCACGAGCCCTACTAGGCGACCACAACCTTCGGAGGCTTGTGGAAGCTATTACCGAAATCTCTTCTTCTGGAGACTTTAACAGCTTCAGGTTTAGTGCTGCAGGTAAAACCTCCGAGGTTTTTCAGCGTCTTGGACGAACTTTAAAGGGTCTAACGAGACTACGTTTTGACCCTGACGGAGGCGACTTACTTATTCGAATACGACGGAAAACATCTAACAATGGTTGGGAGGTACTACTCCGGCTTTCTTCCCGCCCTCTCTCAGCACGTTCTTGGCGTGTATGCAATCTTCCAGGGGGGCTTAATGCCACGGTTGCTGTTGCCGTCAATACAATGCTTGGGATTTCTCCTAATGACCGTTATTTGAATGCAATGTCGGGTTCTGGGACCATTCTAATTGAACGTGCATTAGCAGGTCCCTCAGGCAGCCTTTTAGGTTGTGATTGTGATACCCGTGCTCTGGATTGCACCCGACAGAACCTCAAGGCCGCGGGGCTGGAAGGCATTGAGGTTCTTAAGGCGGATGCCACCTCAATGCCAGTACCGGAAGGTAGTTTTGATGTTGTCTCTGTAGATCTTCCATGGGGTGATGCTATCGGATCATTCAAGAGTCTTAACGATCTCTACCCAGCTTTTTTAACTGAAATGCATAGAATAATTTCTCCAGGAGGCCGAATAGTTCTGATTAGTCATGATCTTAAAAGATTCGATGCGTTCCTTAGAACGCAGACTGGATGGCGAGAAAAGCACCAATTCCAGGTTTTCCACGGAGGGCATCATCCGAAAGTTTACTTGCTCGAACGGGATTGA
- a CDS encoding cell division protein FtsK — protein MRNLAKSRAEFYADIAQLRSALQDLDRDLLALSKLFPGSSELERWRKEVNKTLAGPSKLTPEWLGEGQADQKAWQKAVKGFTRDRAQDMYLQFQNEGMPDFEGWLRKCKTLLQESFNDPSGSSAALDALRKAIDLDLTALAERYRGLSRERDNIQATVKKMSPRELERASVQHGRRLEHYGKIALDAADIEIYAEAISLWRSLVDAIVELSHKFPGHSSLVKIEERLSEELRRGRKHLLQFEEVRGELDRLERSLRSEDTVEANVKTSLEDGDGFLNELFVAEDSVSSPKFTADFESLGGEVRSDETKFAAPTSSFSEMTLDSKGLSANITDDPSIPLAGNSLGEITGSLPTEQEASLSEQLTGSEAGLTAVGSDAGGLPIQLPGLDILDPIDHTDEDPEQVAREVETRVHKIDATLANFNLQGRVVSSVRGPTVTRFEVEPAPGEKISRFANLSDDLALAMAVGSVRIEAPIPGKSVIGLEVPNANRDLINFREAAEIASFRLSKARLPLILGKSIDGEMVVADLSKMPHLLIAGSTGAGKSVAINTLIGSLLYKFLPTDLRFLMIDPKMVELTPYDGIPHQLRPVVTNPNDAADVLLGAVTHMERRYKMMSKIGAKNLDQYNEKARNLDLPEMPFIVIVIDELADLMITSPKEVESAIMRLAQMARATGMHLVLATQRPSVDILTSLIKVNVPARMAFAVSSGHDSRTILDNLGAERLIGLGDMLYYQPGLVKPVRLQGPFISENEIGKLSKFMQRQYFDDDFVEAYGVDFDPPALRDGGTEGIIDWNDDKLRVAAELVIAEGQGSVSRLQRRLQVGHARAGKLMDSLEALGVVGAHVGSKPREVLVDTQELPNIFGK, from the coding sequence ATGCGTAATTTGGCTAAATCACGAGCGGAGTTTTATGCCGACATTGCTCAATTGCGGAGTGCACTTCAAGATCTTGATCGGGATCTACTTGCGCTAAGTAAACTCTTTCCAGGTAGTTCTGAGCTTGAACGGTGGCGGAAGGAAGTCAACAAGACGCTTGCCGGGCCATCGAAACTTACTCCTGAGTGGCTTGGGGAAGGCCAGGCTGATCAGAAAGCGTGGCAGAAGGCTGTTAAGGGTTTTACGCGAGATAGAGCTCAAGATATGTATCTTCAGTTCCAAAATGAGGGAATGCCGGATTTTGAAGGTTGGTTACGTAAGTGTAAAACCTTGCTGCAGGAGAGCTTTAATGATCCGTCAGGATCTTCTGCTGCGCTAGATGCTTTGCGTAAAGCTATTGACCTTGACCTCACTGCTCTTGCTGAGCGTTATCGTGGTCTTAGTCGAGAACGGGATAACATTCAAGCTACTGTAAAAAAGATGAGTCCAAGAGAACTTGAACGCGCTTCGGTGCAACACGGAAGGCGCTTAGAGCATTATGGGAAGATAGCTTTAGATGCAGCGGATATTGAGATTTATGCTGAGGCGATCAGCCTTTGGCGTAGCTTAGTCGACGCGATCGTCGAATTATCACACAAGTTTCCTGGGCACAGTTCGCTTGTTAAAATTGAAGAACGTTTAAGTGAAGAACTCCGTCGTGGGCGTAAACATCTCCTTCAATTTGAAGAGGTACGAGGAGAGTTAGATAGGCTTGAACGTTCATTGCGGAGTGAGGATACTGTGGAGGCTAATGTTAAAACTTCACTTGAGGACGGCGATGGATTTCTCAATGAGTTATTTGTCGCTGAAGATTCAGTTTCTTCTCCTAAGTTTACAGCAGATTTCGAATCTCTGGGTGGTGAGGTCAGATCGGATGAAACGAAGTTTGCTGCGCCGACTTCGTCATTTTCAGAGATGACGCTAGATTCTAAAGGGCTATCCGCAAATATTACAGACGATCCGAGCATACCTTTAGCCGGCAATAGCCTTGGCGAGATTACAGGGTCACTCCCTACAGAGCAAGAGGCGTCTTTAAGTGAGCAGCTAACTGGGAGTGAAGCTGGTCTTACCGCGGTGGGATCTGACGCTGGTGGTTTACCTATTCAACTTCCAGGACTTGATATTCTTGATCCGATTGATCATACTGACGAAGATCCTGAACAGGTTGCTCGCGAGGTTGAGACTCGTGTTCACAAGATCGACGCGACTTTAGCTAATTTTAATCTTCAGGGACGGGTAGTTTCTAGTGTTAGAGGTCCTACGGTCACCCGTTTCGAGGTTGAACCTGCCCCGGGAGAAAAGATCTCTCGCTTTGCTAATTTGTCGGATGATTTAGCGCTTGCCATGGCTGTTGGGTCGGTACGAATCGAGGCACCAATACCGGGGAAGAGTGTTATAGGTCTCGAGGTGCCAAATGCCAATCGTGACCTAATTAACTTCCGGGAAGCTGCCGAGATTGCGAGTTTCCGGCTCAGTAAGGCACGGTTACCTCTTATTTTGGGAAAATCTATCGATGGCGAAATGGTAGTTGCTGATCTATCAAAGATGCCTCATTTGTTGATTGCAGGTTCAACAGGTGCCGGTAAATCAGTGGCGATTAATACCTTGATTGGGAGTCTGCTTTATAAGTTTCTTCCTACCGACCTCCGCTTTCTTATGATTGATCCGAAAATGGTGGAACTTACGCCTTATGATGGGATACCGCACCAATTGAGACCTGTTGTGACAAACCCTAATGATGCGGCCGATGTATTGCTCGGTGCAGTGACTCACATGGAACGACGATACAAAATGATGAGTAAGATTGGTGCGAAGAACCTAGATCAATATAACGAAAAGGCTCGAAATCTTGATCTACCGGAAATGCCTTTTATAGTTATTGTAATTGATGAGTTAGCGGACCTTATGATCACTAGTCCTAAAGAGGTAGAGTCAGCGATAATGCGACTTGCACAGATGGCCCGTGCAACTGGTATGCACCTGGTTTTAGCGACTCAACGTCCGTCGGTTGATATTCTAACCAGTCTAATCAAAGTTAATGTTCCAGCTCGTATGGCTTTCGCTGTTTCGAGTGGTCACGATTCCCGTACTATTCTTGATAACTTGGGCGCAGAGAGGCTTATTGGACTTGGCGACATGCTTTATTACCAACCTGGTTTGGTGAAACCTGTACGTCTGCAAGGTCCATTTATTAGTGAGAACGAGATCGGTAAGTTATCTAAATTTATGCAGCGGCAGTATTTTGACGATGACTTTGTTGAAGCATACGGTGTGGATTTTGATCCTCCTGCTCTCCGGGACGGAGGAACTGAGGGGATAATTGACTGGAATGATGACAAGCTACGTGTTGCAGCTGAACTAGTCATTGCGGAGGGTCAGGGTTCAGTATCTCGCCTTCAGCGTCGGCTCCAAGTTGGTCATGCCCGTGCAGGGAAACTTATGGACTCGTTAGAGGCCCTTGGTGTAGTTGGTGCCCACGTTGGTAGCAAACCTCGCGAAGTATTGGTTGACACGCAGGAACTACCAAATATATTTGGGAAATAA
- the rpmB gene encoding 50S ribosomal protein L28, whose amino-acid sequence MAKVCSICGKGPIVRNKLVQSGKPKREGGVGRKTTGITKTWKYPNLQKVKVWREGHARSMRVCTSCIRQGKTLVA is encoded by the coding sequence ATGGCGAAAGTGTGTTCAATATGCGGCAAAGGGCCGATCGTACGCAATAAGCTTGTTCAAAGTGGCAAGCCCAAGCGTGAAGGCGGCGTTGGTCGTAAGACCACAGGAATCACAAAGACATGGAAGTACCCTAACCTTCAAAAAGTGAAAGTGTGGCGGGAAGGGCACGCCCGCTCAATGCGCGTTTGTACGTCCTGCATAAGGCAGGGGAAGACGCTGGTAGCCTAG